In Astyanax mexicanus isolate ESR-SI-001 chromosome 25, AstMex3_surface, whole genome shotgun sequence, a genomic segment contains:
- the cldnd1b gene encoding claudin domain-containing protein 1b — protein MVDNRYATALVIGSVLSLLASVYLSVAVGTRHWYQYRSMPASNDVKNGSDLHALKGAFIEEDVSEKTYSEALFRLNGTIGLWWRCILVPEETQWYRHPEPKMVTDCQAFTLPQQFETKYKLPGNSSSEEDLLRTYLWRCRFLFPLVSLGLVFLGALIGVCACLCRSITPTLFVGFLHLLAGICSLATVCCFLAGIDLLHRASESADWMNYSLGWSLYLALVSSPLQMMAAALFIWAARSHRKNYTRMTAYRVA, from the exons atggtTGATAATCGTTATGCCACAGCGCTGGTGATCGGCTCAGTCCTGAGCCTGCTGGCTAGCGTGTATCTGTCCGTGGCAGTGGGCACTCGGCACTGGTACCAGTACCGAAGCATGCCGGCCAGCAACGATGTGAAAAACGGCTCAGACCTGCACGCGCTAAAGGGCGCTTTTATAGAGGAAGACGTGAGCGAAAAGACCTACAGTGAAGCTCTGTTCCGCCTCAACGGCACCATAGGGCTGTGGTGGCGCTGCATTCTGGTGCCTGAGGAAACACAGTGGTACAGACATCCTG AACCGAAGATGGTGACAGACTGTCAGGCCTTCACTTTGCCCCAGCAGTTTGAAACCAAGTACAAACTCCCTGGAAATTCTAGTAGTGAAGAAGATCTACTTCGGACCT ATCTGTGGAGGTGCCGATTCCTGTTCCCACTGGTGTCTCTCGGGCTGGTGTTTTTGGGAGCACTGATCGGAGTGTGTGCTTGCCTCTGCCGCAGCATCACACCAACCCTGTTTGTTGGTTTTCTCCATCTGCTGGCTG GTATTTGCTCTCTGGCCACAGTGTGCTGTTTCCTGGCTGGGATAGACCTGCTGCACAGAGCATCCGAGTCAGCTGATTGGATGAACTACTCTTTGGGCTGGTCCCTCTACCTAGCCCTGGTCTCCTCCCCGCTCCAGATGATGGCTGCTGCTCTCTTTATTTGGGCCGCCAGGAGCCATCGCAAGAACTACACTCGCATGACTGCCTACCGGGTGGCCTAG
- the LOC103024465 gene encoding N-acyl-aromatic-L-amino acid amidohydrolase (carboxylate-forming) B: MEVVSLPVLHRMAVCGGTHGDEMTGVFLVPELERQRREKGDGIWPIALTTVLSNPRAIKECKRYVEKDLNRCFTSALLSSSITDSTPYEIQRAQELNSLLGPKDTEDAIDIICDLHNTTANMGLTVISYSFSNWVCLHLFKYLKEKVTTVPVRLMLLDIPICDAYSLESVSKYGISLEAGPQPQGVVRADIFNFMKEAVNAVMDWIKIFNSGQVIEGGELESYMVEKSIDYPRDPETQRPSAAVHPQLQDQDFCLLKPGDPMFLTFSGETVKYEGEPRHPIFINEAAYYEKGIAFHLAQKKNITIPSIQAKKD; this comes from the exons ATGGAGGTGGTCAGTCTGCCGGTCCTGCACCGCATGGCCGTGTGTGGTGGTACTCATGGTGATGAGATGACTGGGGTTTTCCTGGTGCCTGAGCTGGAGAGGCAGAGGAGAGAGAAGGGTGATGGCATTTGGCCCATTGCCTTAACCACTGTGCTGTCTAACCCTCGGGCCATCAAAGAATGCAAGAGATATGTGGAAAAGGACCTGAACCGTTGTTTCACCAGCGCCCTCCTAAG CTCCTCCATCACAGACTCCACTCCCTACGAGATCCAGAGAGCCCAGGAGCTGAATTCGCTACTGGGTCCTAAAGACACTGAGGATGCCATAGACATAATCTGCGACCTCCACAACACCACTGCTAACATGGGCCTTACCGTTATCTCCTACTCATTCAGCAACTGGGTCTGCCTGCACCTGTTCAAATACCTGAAG GAAAAGGTAACCACAGTGCCTGTGAGGTTAATGCTGCTGGATATTCCCATCTGCGATGCTTATTCTTTGGAGTCTGTGTCAAAGTATGGcattt CTTTGGAGGCGGGGCCACAGCCGCAAGGCGTCGTTAGAGCGGACATCTTTAATTTCATGAAGGAGGCGGTCAATGCTGTTATGGACTGGATTAAAATCTTCAACTCAG GACAAGTAATAGAAGGAGGAGAGTTGGAATCCTACATGGTTGAAAAGAGTATAGACTACCCCAGAGACCCTGAAACTCAGAGACCCTCAGCTGCCGTCCACCCACAACTTCAG GATCAAGACTTCTGTCTCCTCAAACCTGGAGATCCCATGTTCCTCACTTTCTCTGGAGAGACGGTGAAATACGAAGGAGAACCCCGCCATCCTATCTTCATAAACGAGGCTGCTTACTACGAAAAGGGCATCGCCTTCCATCTGGCTCAGAAGAAGAACATCACCATTCCAAGCATACAAGCGAAGAAAGACTGA